A single region of the Anabaena sphaerica FACHB-251 genome encodes:
- a CDS encoding aldehyde dehydrogenase, producing MMTDFSISDHITKKRTYFSLGKTKEFDFRRQQLTILKQLIIDNEQAIIQALQADLHKPELEAVTSEIVFALKEVELAIKSLRNWTKPKKAAVPWQLLPSSAKIQPEPLGVVLIIGAWNYPFQLVIVPLIGAIAAGNCAILKPSEIASHTSHLVAELIPKYFHSDYISVVEGGIETSQKLLTEKFDHIFFTGSNHVGKIIMAAAAKNLTPVTLELGGKNPCIVDTEIHLEHTARRIIWGKFINAGQTCIAPDYLFVDKKIKDQLLANLEKCLKEFYGEHPEKSPDYARIINQKNFDRLVNFLKNARIIIGGETNPNEFYISPTLITNISFTDPIMQEEIFGPILPIIEYTDIEEAITWINSQPKPLALYLFSQNKNLQQKVLQATSSGAVCLNETVIHFTVPSLPFGGVGNSGIGSYHGKASFDTFSHYKSVLKNPFWLDIKLRYAPYKGKLSILKQLLKL from the coding sequence ATGATGACTGATTTCTCAATTAGTGATCATATCACTAAAAAACGTACTTATTTTTCCCTTGGTAAAACTAAAGAATTTGATTTTCGTCGTCAACAACTCACCATCCTTAAACAATTAATTATTGACAATGAACAGGCAATTATTCAAGCTTTACAAGCAGATTTGCATAAACCAGAACTTGAAGCTGTTACCTCGGAAATAGTTTTTGCTTTAAAAGAAGTAGAATTAGCAATCAAAAGTCTCAGAAATTGGACTAAGCCTAAAAAAGCAGCAGTTCCTTGGCAACTATTACCATCATCAGCCAAAATTCAACCAGAACCCCTGGGAGTAGTGTTAATTATTGGTGCTTGGAACTATCCATTTCAGTTAGTAATTGTCCCTTTAATTGGTGCGATCGCAGCCGGAAACTGTGCCATTCTCAAACCTTCAGAAATTGCCTCCCATACCTCCCATCTTGTAGCTGAACTCATTCCTAAATATTTTCATTCAGACTATATTTCTGTAGTCGAAGGAGGTATAGAAACCAGTCAAAAACTACTCACAGAAAAATTCGACCATATCTTTTTTACAGGTAGCAATCATGTAGGTAAAATTATCATGGCTGCCGCTGCTAAAAACCTCACACCTGTCACTTTAGAATTAGGTGGAAAAAATCCCTGCATCGTCGATACGGAAATTCATTTAGAGCATACAGCTAGACGAATTATTTGGGGTAAATTTATCAACGCTGGACAAACTTGTATCGCCCCAGACTATCTTTTTGTTGATAAAAAAATCAAAGATCAATTATTAGCTAATCTGGAAAAATGCCTCAAAGAATTTTATGGTGAGCATCCAGAAAAAAGCCCAGATTATGCTAGGATTATCAATCAAAAAAACTTTGATAGATTGGTTAATTTCCTGAAAAATGCTAGAATCATCATTGGTGGAGAAACAAACCCTAATGAATTTTATATTTCTCCCACATTAATAACCAATATTTCATTTACAGATCCAATTATGCAGGAAGAAATTTTTGGACCCATCCTGCCAATAATTGAATATACAGACATTGAAGAAGCTATTACCTGGATTAATTCTCAACCAAAACCTTTGGCTTTATACTTATTTTCTCAAAACAAAAACTTACAACAAAAAGTTTTACAAGCAACTTCATCTGGTGCAGTTTGTCTCAACGAAACAGTAATTCATTTTACTGTTCCATCTTTACCATTTGGAGGTGTCGGTAATAGTGGTATTGGTAGTTATCACGGTAAAGCCAGTTTTGACACTTTTTCCCACTATAAAAGTGTTCTCAAAAATCCCTTTTGGTTAGACATAAAATTACGATATGCTCCCTACAAAGGCAAATTGTCAATTTTAAAGCAACTTTTAAAGTTGTGA